From the genome of Salvelinus fontinalis isolate EN_2023a chromosome 20, ASM2944872v1, whole genome shotgun sequence, one region includes:
- the LOC129817290 gene encoding phospholipase DDHD1-like isoform X1 yields the protein MSNFKDIKSTTRRLSSDNNSVSSNDWDMANDVFVSCYEEPMGETIHGAMDSVQSGLEMHLPPLLLGDHRLSQDGMILGLVEETYSGYHSLPDSGTGYLDITNDLKYTESDGIVTTKKRNRSNSSRHRGEVVTELGPEEVRWFYKEDKRTWKPFVGHDSLKIEVIYRKLCELNPCKVKCPTEPENPSGSATGSEAQPEDVAKGGAVQADPVTGEGGGEGGYVTDDIDLDSISVNVEAVCVRGGLYEVDVKEKECYPVYWNQQDRIPVMRGQWFIDGTWLPLEEDESDLIELEHLARFRGHQMREIYETATEVVTTTVDSKDGKVDGLNAIHSLKLSRSHVDWQSVDEVYLYSDATTSKIARTVTQRLGFSKAGSSGTRLHRGYVEEAAPEDTPPETTHIVFVVHGIGQKMDEGRIIRNTSMMRDAARKMEEKHFSDRSTEHVEFLPVEWRSKLCLDGDTVDSITPDKVRGLRDMLNSSAMDIMYYTSPLYRDEITRGLTQELNRLYTLFCMRNPEFEESGKVSIVSHSLGCVITFDIMTGWDPVRFRHEELSPDTKDMQECWSSYQERHLQEELRLTRLRLRDLENQFAGLQSPSSEGSSSALKFKVENFFCMGSPLAVFLALRGIRPGNNVTQDHILPKSICQRLFNVFHPTDPVAYRLEPLILKNYSNISPVQIHWYNTSSPTPYDQIRPTLLNPALKESASVSDTESLPSPCTSPPQARRHYGESITNLGKASIMGAASLGKGIGGIFFSRFSRSSGHVGGVEEEPSDSESGVLEVDSAVSGEEGVAAELVEKLAVVEETREIEHSMSRSSSAILDNTTLELERRIDFELREGMVESRYWSAVTSHTAYWCSHDVALFLLTFMYRQEYPTQLSEDNPELS from the exons aTGAGCAATTTTAAGGACATTAAGTCGACTACCCGTCGACTGAGCTCGGATAATAATTCCGTGAGCAGCAATGACTGGGATATGGCCAATGATGTGTTTGTGTCCTGCTACGAGGAACCGATGGGAGAGACTATACACGGGGCGATGGACTCGGTCCAGTCCGGCTTGGAAATGCACTTGCCTCCGTTGCTGCTAGGCGATCACCGTTTATCTCAAGACGGCATGATATTGGGCCTAGTGGAGGAAACTTACTCGGGCTATCACTCTCTCCCCGACTCAGGGACAGGCTATTTGGACATCACAAACGACCTGAAGTACACCGAAAGTGATGGGATTGTGACTACAAAGAAGCGGAACCGCTCCAACAGTTCCAGGCACCGCGGGGAGGTCGTCACCGAGCTGGGACCCGAGGAAGTGCGATGGTTCTACAAAGAGGACAAGAGAACCTGGAAGCCATTTGTTGGACACGACTCTTTGAAAATTGAAGTCATTTATCGCAAATTATGTGAACTAAACCCCTGCAAGGTGAAATGTCCCACCGAACCAGAGAACCCCAGTGGGTCAGCCACGGGGTCCGAGGCCCAACCGGAGGATGTGGCAAAGGGGGGAGCTGTTCAAGCGGATCCGGTAACAGGGGaaggtggaggggagggaggatacGTGACGGATGACATAGACCTGGATTCCATAAGTGTCAACGTTGAGGCTGTTTGCGTCAGAGGGGGTCTCTATGAAGTGGATGTCAAAGAGAAAGAATGTTACCCCGTCTACTGGAACC AGCAGGACCGTATTCCTGTGATGAGGGGCCAGTGGTTCATCGACGGCACGTGGCTTCCTCTGGAGGAGGACGAGAGTGACCTCATCGAGCTGGAGCACCTGGCCCGTTTTCGTGGCCACCAGATGAGGGAGATCTACGAGACTGCCACTGAAGTGGTGACCACCACAGTGGACAGCAAGGACGGTAAAGTGGATGGACTCAATG CAATCCACAGTTTGAAACTAAGCCGAAGCCATGTGGACTGGCAAAGTGTGGACGAGGTGTATCTCTACAGTGATGCCACCACCTCCAAGATCGCACGCACTGTCACCCAGAGACTGGGCTTCTCCAAAG CTGGCAGTAGTGGAACGCGTCTCCATCGGGGCTATGTGGAGGAGGCAGCGCCCGAAGACACACCACCCGAAACAACACACATTGTCTTTGTGGTGCATGGGATTGGCCAGAAGATGGATGAGGGCCGCATCATCAGGAACACAAGCAT GATGAGGGACGCTGCTAGGAAGATGGAGGAGAAGCATTTCTCCGATCGTTCCACAGAGCATGTGGAGTTCCTTCCTGTGGAGTGGAGGTCCAAACTGTGCCTGGATGGAG ACACCGTGGACTCCATCACTCCAGACAAAGTTCGAGGACTCAGAGACATGCTCAACAGCAGTGCTATGGACATCATGTACTACACCAGCCCTCTGTACAGAGACGAG ATCACTAGGGGTCTAACTCAGGAGCTGAATCGGCTATACACACTCTTCTGCATGCGGAACCCCGAGTTTGAGGAGAGTGGCAAGGTGTCCATCGTGTCCCACTCCTTGGGTTGTGTCATAACCTTCGACATCATGACAGGCTGGGACCCCGTACGCTTCCGTCATGAAGAACTATCGCCGGACACAAAAGACATGCAAGAGTGCTGGTCAAGCTATCAGGAACGTCACCTACAAGAGGAGCTGAGACTCACACGACTCAG GTTACGGGATTTGGAAAATCAGTTTGCTGGTTTGCAATCCCCATCATCTGAAGGTTCTTCTTCAGCCTTGAAATTTAAG GTGGAGAACTTCTTTTGCATGGGTTCTCCCCTGGCCGTGTTCTTGGCGTTGCGAGGGATCCGACCGGGGAACAACGTGACCCAGGATCACATCTTACCCAAATCCATCTGCCAACGTCTCTTCAACGTCTTTCATCCTACCGACCCTGTG GCGTACCGATTGGAGCCCCTAATCTTAAAGAACTACAGTAACATTTCACCTGTCCAAATACACTG GTATAACACAAGTAGTCCGACTCCGTACGACCAGATCCGTCCCACGCTTCTCAACCCTGCACTGAAGGAAAGTGCATCCGTCTCGGACACGGAGAGCCTCCCTAGCCCCTGTACCTCCCCCCCTCAGGCCCGAAGACACTACGGAGAGTCCATTACGAACCTGGGGAAAGCCAGCattatgg GCGCGGCAAGTCTCGGCAAAGGCATCGGCGGGATCTTCTTCTCCCGCTTCTCGCGCTCAAGTGGTCACGTGGGCGGCGTGGAGGAGGAGCCTTCCGACTCGGAGAGCGGGGTCTTGGAGGTGGATAGTGCCGTGTCAGGGGAGGAGGGCGTGGCTGCGGAGTTAGTGGAGAAGTTAGCGGTAGTCGAGGAGACGAGAGAAATAGAGCACTCCATGTCTCGTTCCAGCTCGGCTATCCTGGACAACACCACAT tggagtTGGAGAGGCGTATTGACTTTGAACTGCGAGAGGGCATGGTGGAGAGCCGCTATTGGTCGGCGGTGACCTCTCACACTGCCTATTGGTGTTCACACGACGTGGCACTATTTCTTCTCACTTTCATGTATAGACAGGAGTATCCCACTCAGCTCTCTGAGGATAACCCAGAGTTATCGTAA
- the LOC129817290 gene encoding phospholipase DDHD1-like isoform X2 — translation MSNFKDIKSTTRRLSSDNNSVSSNDWDMANDVFVSCYEEPMGETIHGAMDSVQSGLEMHLPPLLLGDHRLSQDGMILGLVEETYSGYHSLPDSGTGYLDITNDLKYTESDGIVTTKKRNRSNSSRHRGEVVTELGPEEVRWFYKEDKRTWKPFVGHDSLKIEVIYRKLCELNPCKVKCPTEPENPSGSATGSEAQPEDVAKGGAVQADPVTGEGGGEGGYVTDDIDLDSISVNVEAVCVRGGLYEVDVKEKECYPVYWNQQDRIPVMRGQWFIDGTWLPLEEDESDLIELEHLARFRGHQMREIYETATEVVTTTVDSKDAIHSLKLSRSHVDWQSVDEVYLYSDATTSKIARTVTQRLGFSKAGSSGTRLHRGYVEEAAPEDTPPETTHIVFVVHGIGQKMDEGRIIRNTSMMRDAARKMEEKHFSDRSTEHVEFLPVEWRSKLCLDGDTVDSITPDKVRGLRDMLNSSAMDIMYYTSPLYRDEITRGLTQELNRLYTLFCMRNPEFEESGKVSIVSHSLGCVITFDIMTGWDPVRFRHEELSPDTKDMQECWSSYQERHLQEELRLTRLRLRDLENQFAGLQSPSSEGSSSALKFKVENFFCMGSPLAVFLALRGIRPGNNVTQDHILPKSICQRLFNVFHPTDPVAYRLEPLILKNYSNISPVQIHWYNTSSPTPYDQIRPTLLNPALKESASVSDTESLPSPCTSPPQARRHYGESITNLGKASIMGAASLGKGIGGIFFSRFSRSSGHVGGVEEEPSDSESGVLEVDSAVSGEEGVAAELVEKLAVVEETREIEHSMSRSSSAILDNTTLELERRIDFELREGMVESRYWSAVTSHTAYWCSHDVALFLLTFMYRQEYPTQLSEDNPELS, via the exons aTGAGCAATTTTAAGGACATTAAGTCGACTACCCGTCGACTGAGCTCGGATAATAATTCCGTGAGCAGCAATGACTGGGATATGGCCAATGATGTGTTTGTGTCCTGCTACGAGGAACCGATGGGAGAGACTATACACGGGGCGATGGACTCGGTCCAGTCCGGCTTGGAAATGCACTTGCCTCCGTTGCTGCTAGGCGATCACCGTTTATCTCAAGACGGCATGATATTGGGCCTAGTGGAGGAAACTTACTCGGGCTATCACTCTCTCCCCGACTCAGGGACAGGCTATTTGGACATCACAAACGACCTGAAGTACACCGAAAGTGATGGGATTGTGACTACAAAGAAGCGGAACCGCTCCAACAGTTCCAGGCACCGCGGGGAGGTCGTCACCGAGCTGGGACCCGAGGAAGTGCGATGGTTCTACAAAGAGGACAAGAGAACCTGGAAGCCATTTGTTGGACACGACTCTTTGAAAATTGAAGTCATTTATCGCAAATTATGTGAACTAAACCCCTGCAAGGTGAAATGTCCCACCGAACCAGAGAACCCCAGTGGGTCAGCCACGGGGTCCGAGGCCCAACCGGAGGATGTGGCAAAGGGGGGAGCTGTTCAAGCGGATCCGGTAACAGGGGaaggtggaggggagggaggatacGTGACGGATGACATAGACCTGGATTCCATAAGTGTCAACGTTGAGGCTGTTTGCGTCAGAGGGGGTCTCTATGAAGTGGATGTCAAAGAGAAAGAATGTTACCCCGTCTACTGGAACC AGCAGGACCGTATTCCTGTGATGAGGGGCCAGTGGTTCATCGACGGCACGTGGCTTCCTCTGGAGGAGGACGAGAGTGACCTCATCGAGCTGGAGCACCTGGCCCGTTTTCGTGGCCACCAGATGAGGGAGATCTACGAGACTGCCACTGAAGTGGTGACCACCACAGTGGACAGCAAGGACG CAATCCACAGTTTGAAACTAAGCCGAAGCCATGTGGACTGGCAAAGTGTGGACGAGGTGTATCTCTACAGTGATGCCACCACCTCCAAGATCGCACGCACTGTCACCCAGAGACTGGGCTTCTCCAAAG CTGGCAGTAGTGGAACGCGTCTCCATCGGGGCTATGTGGAGGAGGCAGCGCCCGAAGACACACCACCCGAAACAACACACATTGTCTTTGTGGTGCATGGGATTGGCCAGAAGATGGATGAGGGCCGCATCATCAGGAACACAAGCAT GATGAGGGACGCTGCTAGGAAGATGGAGGAGAAGCATTTCTCCGATCGTTCCACAGAGCATGTGGAGTTCCTTCCTGTGGAGTGGAGGTCCAAACTGTGCCTGGATGGAG ACACCGTGGACTCCATCACTCCAGACAAAGTTCGAGGACTCAGAGACATGCTCAACAGCAGTGCTATGGACATCATGTACTACACCAGCCCTCTGTACAGAGACGAG ATCACTAGGGGTCTAACTCAGGAGCTGAATCGGCTATACACACTCTTCTGCATGCGGAACCCCGAGTTTGAGGAGAGTGGCAAGGTGTCCATCGTGTCCCACTCCTTGGGTTGTGTCATAACCTTCGACATCATGACAGGCTGGGACCCCGTACGCTTCCGTCATGAAGAACTATCGCCGGACACAAAAGACATGCAAGAGTGCTGGTCAAGCTATCAGGAACGTCACCTACAAGAGGAGCTGAGACTCACACGACTCAG GTTACGGGATTTGGAAAATCAGTTTGCTGGTTTGCAATCCCCATCATCTGAAGGTTCTTCTTCAGCCTTGAAATTTAAG GTGGAGAACTTCTTTTGCATGGGTTCTCCCCTGGCCGTGTTCTTGGCGTTGCGAGGGATCCGACCGGGGAACAACGTGACCCAGGATCACATCTTACCCAAATCCATCTGCCAACGTCTCTTCAACGTCTTTCATCCTACCGACCCTGTG GCGTACCGATTGGAGCCCCTAATCTTAAAGAACTACAGTAACATTTCACCTGTCCAAATACACTG GTATAACACAAGTAGTCCGACTCCGTACGACCAGATCCGTCCCACGCTTCTCAACCCTGCACTGAAGGAAAGTGCATCCGTCTCGGACACGGAGAGCCTCCCTAGCCCCTGTACCTCCCCCCCTCAGGCCCGAAGACACTACGGAGAGTCCATTACGAACCTGGGGAAAGCCAGCattatgg GCGCGGCAAGTCTCGGCAAAGGCATCGGCGGGATCTTCTTCTCCCGCTTCTCGCGCTCAAGTGGTCACGTGGGCGGCGTGGAGGAGGAGCCTTCCGACTCGGAGAGCGGGGTCTTGGAGGTGGATAGTGCCGTGTCAGGGGAGGAGGGCGTGGCTGCGGAGTTAGTGGAGAAGTTAGCGGTAGTCGAGGAGACGAGAGAAATAGAGCACTCCATGTCTCGTTCCAGCTCGGCTATCCTGGACAACACCACAT tggagtTGGAGAGGCGTATTGACTTTGAACTGCGAGAGGGCATGGTGGAGAGCCGCTATTGGTCGGCGGTGACCTCTCACACTGCCTATTGGTGTTCACACGACGTGGCACTATTTCTTCTCACTTTCATGTATAGACAGGAGTATCCCACTCAGCTCTCTGAGGATAACCCAGAGTTATCGTAA